The region CGGCGGCCAGTTCCAGTGAGAGCAGCAGGCTGGAGCCGAAGCCGTCGGCGGAGACGATCTGGCGGTACGCGTCGAAGGTGATCCCCTGGTTCGGTACGTCGACCGTGAAGATCACGGACGCGGCGAGCGGGACCAGGAAGTAGAGCCCGGCGCAGACGAGGACGACCCCGCGCCAGGGACGTACGCGTACGGACTTGTTCGCCCCGCGGGCGGGCTTCAGGACCCGAGCGGGATTGTTCAGGCTTCCAGCCATCGCGCGCTCCGTCGTTGCAGGGGCAGGTACACGGCCATGACCAGGCCCGCGATGAGGACCATGTCGAGGCTGAGGGCGAGCGCCACGTTCTCCTGGCCGACCAGGACGTTGCCGGAGATGGCGTCGGCGATCTGCAGGGTGACCAGCGGGACCGCACTGCCCACCATGGCCGCCGCGGTGGCGTACGCGGCGAAGGCGCTGCCGAAGAGCAGCACGAGGCCGCCGAGCAGGGAGGGGGTGAGGACGGGGAGGGCGACGTGCCGCCAGTACTGGACTCCGGTGGCGCCGTTGTTCTGTGCGGCCTCGCGCCACTGGGAGCGCAGGCCGTCCAGGGCGGGCGTGATGGTGAGGACCATCAGCGGGATCAGGAAGTACAGGTAGACGATGACCAGGCCCCAGAAGCTGTAGAGGTTCCAGCCCTTGTCCTTCAGGCCCAGGTGCTCGGTCAGGACACCCGCGTTGCCGAGGGTGGCGACGAACGCGAAGGCCAGCGGGACGCCGCCGAAGTTGGCGAGGACGCCGGACGCGGTGAGGACCGCCTCACGCAGGGCGCGGAAGCGGGAGGTCACCACGGCCTGGGCGAGCGGCAGTCCGAGGACGGTCGCGATGCCCGCGGAGACCGCGGACAGCTTGACGCTGCCGATCAGGGCGGTGAGGTAGGCGCCCTGGAGCGAGTCGGTCAGGTTGGCCGTCGTGTACGAGGTGGCGCCGGTCGTCTGGTCCTTGACGGTGAAGGCGCCGTTCAGCATGGCCAGGGCGGGGATGCCGAAGGCGATCGCGACGAAGACGAGCAGCGGGAGCACGGCGAGCCAGCCGGGGGCGCGGCGCCGCCGCCGGGAAGCGGCGGCGGCGGGCGTCACGTCGGCCTCGGCCTCGGTGAGGACGGTGGTCATCCGGAGACGGCCTTGCCCCAGCCCTGCGCGAGGACCGTCTTGGCCTTGGCCTGCTGGGCCTCGGTCGGGAAGCTCGGCGTGCCGGAGACCGCGGGGAGCTTGGCGGCGGCGGTCTTGTCGAGGGTGCCGGCCGTCTGCATGGCGGTCATCAGGGCCGGGCGGGCGTAGCCCTTGAGCCAGAGGTTCTGGCCCTCGACGCTGTAGAGGTACTCCTGCCACAGGCGGGCGGCCGCCGGGTGCGGGGCGTCCTTGTTGATGGCCTGGGAGTAGTACTGGGAGAAGTTGCCGTCCGAGGGGACCGTGACCGTCCAGTCGACGCCCTTGGACTTGAACTCGTCGGCGTAACCGGCGTTCAGGTAGTCCCAGTCGATGCTGATCGGGGTCTCGCCCTTCTCGACGGTGGCCGGGGTCGACTCGACGGGCGTGTAGTTGCCGTTCTTCTTCAGCTTGGCGAAGAAGTCCAGGCCGGGCTGGATGTCGTCGAACGAACCACCATTGGCGAGCGAGGCCGCGTAGACACCGCCGAAGGCCGAACCCGACTTGGTGGGGTTGCCGTTGAGGGCGACCTGACCCTTGTACTCCGGCTTGAGCAGGTCCTTGAAGGTCTTCGGGCACTCCTTGACCTTCTTGGCGTCGCAGCCGATGGAGATGTAGCCACCGTAGTCGTTGAACCAGCGGCCCTGCGCGTCCTTCTGCCCCTCGGGGATGTCGGCGAAGGCGGTCACCTTGTACGGCGCGAGCAGCCCCTGCTGGGCGGCGCTGAGCGCGAACGAGCTGCCCAGGTCGAGGACGTCCGGGGCGCGGTCCTGCCCCTTCCTCGACGTCACGGCGTTGATCTCGTCCTGGCTGGCGCCGTCCGGGTTCTCCACCTCGATCTTGATGCCGTACTTCTTCTTGAAGCCGTCGATCAGGGCACCGTAGTTGGCCCAGTCACGGGGCAGCGCGATCGCATGCAGCGTGCCCTCCTTCTTGGCGGCCTTGACCAGGGCGTCGAGGCCGCCGAAGTCCGCGGCGGAGGTCGCGGTGGCCGCGCTCTTGCCGTCGGCGGTGGTCGACTTGTCGTCGGGGGCCGCGCCACAGGCGCTGAGGGCGAGGGCGGCGGCGACGGCGAGGCCGCCGGTGAGGACGGCGGTCCTCGGCAGGAACACGGTCACGGTCTCTCCAGGAGTACGCACGAGGGTTCGGGTAGTGCGGAGAACTTGTCTGAACAAGTTGGCCCCAGTAGGCCCGGCGTTGGTGTCTTGTTCGTAAACTTTGGCGAAACCGTGACCCTTGATTCCCTGCACAATCCCGGCCCGCGCCGATCACCTTCGGATCTCGATTAGGCTGGTCACGCTGTGCACAGCAGTCGAGTCAGAGGGGAAGCATGCCGGCGCGACACGAGGAGATCGCCGATGAGCTGCGGCGGGCGATCGACCGCGAGGAGTACACGGTGGGCAGTCTGCTGCCCGCGGAGACGGACCTCGCGGCCCAGTACGGCGTGGCGCGCGGCACGGTCCGCCAGGCCGTCGCGGCCCTGACCGTCGAGGGCCTCATCGGCTCCCGCCAGGGCGCCCGCCGGGTGGTCCTCGCCAGCCGTCGCAGCCAGAGCTTCGCCGAACTGCGCAGCTTCGCCCAGTGGGCCCGCGCGATGGGCCGGGAGGCGACGGGACACGTGGTCGAGCAGGAGCGCCGTCCGGCGACCGCGGAGGACGCCGTACGCCTCCAACTCCCCGAGAAGACACCGGTGTTGCACGTCCTGCGGGTCCGCGGCCTGGACGGCGAGCCGGTCCTCCTGGAGCGGACCGTGTACGCGGACTGGATCTCCCCCGCAGTCGAGGCCATCGAGCCCAACTGCCCCTCGGTCACCCAGCGGCTCTACGAGGACACCGGCCTGGTCTTCGCCTACGGCGAGCACGTCATCGACGCGGTGGCGGCGGGCGCCCAGGACGCCGACCTCCTCGGCGTGCGCCGTACCAGTCCCCTCCTGAGGGTCCGCCGCGTCACCACCACCCGCGAAGGCCGCCCGGTGGAATGGTCCGACGACCGCTACCGCTCGGACGCGGTGAGCTTCAGCGTCCACAACTCGATCGGCAACAACGCGCTGGCGAGGAAGACGGCGGAATGGGGCGGCTCGTAGTCGGGCGCGAGAGGCGGCTTTTAGGGGCGCGGGGAACTGCGCGACCAGCCACACACAACCCGCAGCCGCCACCCAGCCCCCAGCGCCCCCTTACGTGGGCGACCCCGACGAAAACCGCCGCAGCAACGGAGACAACACCAGCACCGACTTGGTCCGCTCAACGAACGGCTCCCCAGCGATCCGCTCCAACACCCGCTCGAAATGCCGCATGTCAGAAGCGAACACCTGCACCACCGCATCCGCCTCACCGGTGACGGTGGACGCGGCCACCACTTCCTGATACCGCTCCAGCCCCCGCTGAATGGTCTCCGGCGAGGTGTTCCGACGGCAGTAGATCTCGACGAACCCCTCCGTCTCCCACCCCAGCGCCGCCGGATCCACCCGCACGGTGAACCCGGTGATGGCCCCCGTGGCCCGCAGCCGGTCCACCCGGCGCTTCACGGCGGGCGCGGACAGGCCGACCAGTTGGCCGATGTCGGCGTAGGAGCGGCGGGCGTCCTCGGCGAGGGCGTGCACGATGCGTTCGTCGAGATCGTTCAGCACTGCGGGTGTTTCACTTTTCTGATGGCGCGAGACGGGAGCGGCGGTAGCCGTAACTGAAGTAGAACACGAGCCCGGCGGCCATCCAGACTCCGAAGACCACCCAGGTGACGGCCGAAAGGCTGCCCATCATCCACACGCACAGGGCGAAGCCGATCGCGGGCAGCACCGGCGACAACGGCACCCGGAAGGTGCGCCGCATCTCCGGGCGCGTCCGGCGCAGCACCACGACGGCGATATTGACCAGCGCGAAGGCGAAGAGGGTGCCGATGCTGGTGGCGTCGGCGAGCTGACCGAGCGGGATCGCGGCGGCGAGGACACCGCAGAACAGCGAGACGATCACGGTGTTGGCGCGGGGCGCGCCCGTCTTCGGGTGGACGCGCGAGAACACCTTGGGCACGAGCCCGTCGCGGGACATGGCGAACAGGATGCGGGTCTGGCCGTACAGCACGGTCAGGACGACGCTGGCGATGGCGATGACGGCACCGGCGGCGAGCAGCGTGCCCCAGAAGGTCTGCCCGGTGACGTTCTTCATGATCTCGGCGAGCGCGGCCTCCGAGTCGTTGAACTTCCGCCAGGGCTTGGCGCCGACGGCGACGGCCGCGACGACGACGTACAGCGCCGTCACGATGACCAGCGAGAGCATGATCGCGCGCGGCAGGTCGCGCTGCGGGTTCTTGGCCTCCTCACCCGCGGTGGAGGCGGCGTCGAAGCCGATGTACGAGAAGAACAGCGTGGCGCCGGCGGCGCTGACGCCCGCCATGCCGAGCGG is a window of Streptomyces sp. NBC_00271 DNA encoding:
- a CDS encoding ABC transporter substrate-binding protein, with product MTVFLPRTAVLTGGLAVAAALALSACGAAPDDKSTTADGKSAATATSAADFGGLDALVKAAKKEGTLHAIALPRDWANYGALIDGFKKKYGIKIEVENPDGASQDEINAVTSRKGQDRAPDVLDLGSSFALSAAQQGLLAPYKVTAFADIPEGQKDAQGRWFNDYGGYISIGCDAKKVKECPKTFKDLLKPEYKGQVALNGNPTKSGSAFGGVYAASLANGGSFDDIQPGLDFFAKLKKNGNYTPVESTPATVEKGETPISIDWDYLNAGYADEFKSKGVDWTVTVPSDGNFSQYYSQAINKDAPHPAAARLWQEYLYSVEGQNLWLKGYARPALMTAMQTAGTLDKTAAAKLPAVSGTPSFPTEAQQAKAKTVLAQGWGKAVSG
- a CDS encoding Lrp/AsnC family transcriptional regulator; amino-acid sequence: MLNDLDERIVHALAEDARRSYADIGQLVGLSAPAVKRRVDRLRATGAITGFTVRVDPAALGWETEGFVEIYCRRNTSPETIQRGLERYQEVVAASTVTGEADAVVQVFASDMRHFERVLERIAGEPFVERTKSVLVLSPLLRRFSSGSPT
- a CDS encoding GntR family transcriptional regulator — translated: MPARHEEIADELRRAIDREEYTVGSLLPAETDLAAQYGVARGTVRQAVAALTVEGLIGSRQGARRVVLASRRSQSFAELRSFAQWARAMGREATGHVVEQERRPATAEDAVRLQLPEKTPVLHVLRVRGLDGEPVLLERTVYADWISPAVEAIEPNCPSVTQRLYEDTGLVFAYGEHVIDAVAAGAQDADLLGVRRTSPLLRVRRVTTTREGRPVEWSDDRYRSDAVSFSVHNSIGNNALARKTAEWGGS
- a CDS encoding amino acid permease yields the protein MLDQGAPPQSRTESAAPSPGVGARLMRRKPVERLVAEGGQGEGGSLRRSLGLWQLTMISIGATLGTGIFVVLGEAVPKAGPAVTLSFVIAGLTALFSALSYAELAGTIPVAGSSYSYAYATMGELIAWICGWCLVLEYGVSVAAVAVGWGEYLNELLDGTIGVTIPNALSAPPGDGGIFNLPALIVVLLAMAFLLGGAKESARANTIMVAVKIVALLLFCAIGIQGFKSGNYEHFMPLGMAGVSAAGATLFFSYIGFDAASTAGEEAKNPQRDLPRAIMLSLVIVTALYVVVAAVAVGAKPWRKFNDSEAALAEIMKNVTGQTFWGTLLAAGAVIAIASVVLTVLYGQTRILFAMSRDGLVPKVFSRVHPKTGAPRANTVIVSLFCGVLAAAIPLGQLADATSIGTLFAFALVNIAVVVLRRTRPEMRRTFRVPLSPVLPAIGFALCVWMMGSLSAVTWVVFGVWMAAGLVFYFSYGYRRSRLAPSEK
- a CDS encoding ABC transporter permease, encoding MTTVLTEAEADVTPAAAASRRRRRAPGWLAVLPLLVFVAIAFGIPALAMLNGAFTVKDQTTGATSYTTANLTDSLQGAYLTALIGSVKLSAVSAGIATVLGLPLAQAVVTSRFRALREAVLTASGVLANFGGVPLAFAFVATLGNAGVLTEHLGLKDKGWNLYSFWGLVIVYLYFLIPLMVLTITPALDGLRSQWREAAQNNGATGVQYWRHVALPVLTPSLLGGLVLLFGSAFAAYATAAAMVGSAVPLVTLQIADAISGNVLVGQENVALALSLDMVLIAGLVMAVYLPLQRRSARWLEA